From one Enterobacter kobei genomic stretch:
- the rbsK gene encoding ribokinase → MDIAVIGSNMVDLITYTNQMPKEGETLEAPAFKIGCGGKGANQAVAAAKLNSKVLMLTKVGDDIFADNTIRNLESWGINTTYVEKVPCTSSGVAPIFVNPNSSNSILIIKGANKFLSPEDIDRAADDLKKCKLIVLQLEVQLETVYHAIEFGKKHGIEVLLNPAPALRELDMAYACKCDFFVPNETELEILTGMPVDHLDNIRLAARSLIDKGLNNIIVTMGEKGALWMTRDIDIHVPAIKVNAIDTSGAGDAFIGCFAHYYVQSGNVEAAMKKASRFAAFSVTGKGTQSSYPSIEQFNEFLALNE, encoded by the coding sequence ATGGATATTGCAGTCATCGGCTCCAACATGGTGGATTTGATCACCTACACCAACCAGATGCCGAAAGAGGGCGAAACCCTCGAAGCACCGGCGTTTAAAATCGGTTGCGGCGGTAAAGGTGCAAACCAGGCGGTGGCGGCGGCGAAGCTTAATTCCAAAGTGCTGATGCTGACCAAAGTGGGCGATGACATTTTTGCCGACAATACTATCCGTAACCTGGAATCCTGGGGAATCAACACCACCTACGTTGAAAAAGTACCCTGCACCAGCAGCGGCGTAGCACCGATTTTTGTTAATCCGAATTCCAGCAACAGTATTCTGATTATTAAGGGCGCGAATAAATTCCTCTCGCCGGAAGATATTGATCGTGCGGCGGACGATCTGAAAAAATGTAAGCTCATCGTTTTACAACTCGAAGTCCAACTGGAAACGGTGTATCACGCCATTGAATTTGGTAAAAAACACGGCATCGAAGTCTTACTGAATCCCGCCCCGGCACTGCGTGAATTAGATATGGCCTACGCCTGCAAATGCGACTTCTTTGTGCCGAATGAAACCGAACTGGAAATTCTCACCGGTATGCCGGTTGATCATCTCGATAATATTCGTCTGGCGGCCCGCAGCCTGATCGACAAAGGACTGAATAATATTATTGTCACTATGGGCGAGAAAGGCGCGCTGTGGATGACGCGTGATATTGATATCCATGTCCCGGCCATCAAAGTAAATGCGATTGATACCAGCGGTGCAGGCGATGCCTTCATTGGTTGCTTTGCTCACTACTACGTCCAGAGCGGTAATGTCGAAGCCGCCATGAAAAAAGCCTCGCGTTTCGCCGCCTTTAGCGTAACGGGCAAAGGCACCCAGTCGTCTTACCCCAGTATTGAGCAATTCAATGAATTTCTGGCGTTAAACGAATAA